Part of the Acidimicrobiales bacterium genome, GCGTAGCGAGCCTTGGGCTCTTCGAGTTGATGGACGATTCCGTACGCGGTCAGCCGGTCGGTCGCGTCCGAGAGCTCGGTGTCGGTGAGCCCAGGGTTGCGTTCGATGAGGCCCTGACGGCTCTGCGGGCCGGCCCACAACATGTCGCGCAGGAGCAGCAGTGACCAGCGATCACCGATCGCATCGAGCGCCACCGCCACCGGACAGAACTGATTGAACCCCACTGCCGGTGTCGCGTTCCCCGCCATTGGGCCACAGTACGCGTTCGGCGGGTGATCTGGCGCATCCCTTCCACTTCTTGCGTTCCGGTCGGGATCGTCCGCTTTCGGCGCCCGAGCGACACCCCGGTATCGTGCTCACGGTTCGTCCGAGTCTCAGGAGTTTCATGCGCGGCATCATCGCCAGCGGGGCCTACATCCCTCATCGTCGTCTCGACCGCGCAGAGATCACTGCGCTCTTCGGAAAGGGTGGAGGCAAGGGAACCCGGGCGGTCGCCGGCCACGACGAGGACACCACCACGATGGGTGCCGAGGCCGCCCGCATCGCCCTGTGCACGGCGGGCGACGTGGCGATCGATTCGATCTGGTTCTCCACCTCCACACCGGCGTATCTCGAGAAGACCAACGCCACCGCGATCCACGCCGCGCTGCGGCTCGAACCATCGGTCGGCGCGCTCGACATGGGCGGTGCGCTGCGGTCGGGCATCGGTGCGCTGCGGACGGCGCTGCAGGGTGGCGGAACCACTCTCGTGATCAGCGCCGACATCCGCGATGGCATGGCGACCTCGGCCGACGAGGCCAGCGGCGGTGACGGCGCAGCAGCGCTGATCATCGGCGACGACTCCGCCGGTCCGGTCATCGCCGAGTACGTCGGTGCCGGCATCGCGACCGACGAGTTCCTCGAACGTTGGCGCGTGCCGGGTGGTGAACGTTCCCGGGTCTGGGAGGAACGCTTCGGCGAGGTCACCTACGCCCCGCTGATGAAGGCCGCGTTCGAGGCGGCACTCACGAACGCCGGCATCGCGGCCGACGACATCGACCACCTCGCGGTGGCCGGCATGCACATGCGGGCGATCCAGCGCGGGAGCAAGGCGTTCGGGGCGGCGGCCGAGAAGATGGTCGGCGATCTGTCGTCGACGGTCGGCAACACCGGCACCGCCCACCCCGCCATGCTCCTCACCTCGGCGCTCGAGGCCGCCGGGCCCGGCGAACTGATCGCCGTCGTGATGTTGGCCGACGGTGTCGAGGTCGTGATCGTACGGACCACGCCGGCGATCGCCGACTACCGGCCCTCGGCTCCCGTGGCGGCCCAGGCCGCGGCCGG contains:
- a CDS encoding OB-fold domain-containing protein — encoded protein: MRGIIASGAYIPHRRLDRAEITALFGKGGGKGTRAVAGHDEDTTTMGAEAARIALCTAGDVAIDSIWFSTSTPAYLEKTNATAIHAALRLEPSVGALDMGGALRSGIGALRTALQGGGTTLVISADIRDGMATSADEASGGDGAAALIIGDDSAGPVIAEYVGAGIATDEFLERWRVPGGERSRVWEERFGEVTYAPLMKAAFEAALTNAGIAADDIDHLAVAGMHMRAIQRGSKAFGAAAEKMVGDLSSTVGNTGTAHPAMLLTSALEAAGPGELIAVVMLADGVEVVIVRTTPAIADYRPSAPVAAQAAAGAPISYGKFLSWRGMVAVEPPNRPAPNRVSASAAHRREDWKFGFVGTRDRSSGMIHLPPARVSQKGGAVDDMEPVAMADTQGTIAAFTVDKLVYSPSPPVVFAVVDFDGGGRAPLELTDVDPDEVEVGGRVEPTFRRLSTSDEIHNYFWKVRPVRDGQGGEG